The following are encoded together in the Pedobacter steynii genome:
- a CDS encoding dihydrofolate reductase family protein, which yields MRKLILGLAVTLDGYIEGPNGEYDWCFTDQDYGLNEFFARIDAIFIGRKSYEIAQQYADGNNGEMVPGMPAVTEYVFSKTLKSLKEGAVLISGDSIAEARRIKEQPGKDIWLYGGALLTAALMKEGLVDELWLSVHPILLGSGKLLFQEQSNRTQLTLLDSKTYETGLVSLRYGIKN from the coding sequence ATGCGAAAACTAATATTAGGACTGGCCGTAACATTAGACGGATACATTGAAGGTCCGAACGGCGAATATGACTGGTGCTTTACCGATCAGGATTATGGACTGAATGAATTCTTTGCCCGCATTGATGCCATCTTTATAGGGCGAAAAAGCTATGAAATCGCGCAGCAATATGCCGATGGTAATAATGGAGAAATGGTACCTGGCATGCCTGCAGTTACGGAGTATGTATTTTCGAAGACATTAAAATCTTTAAAAGAAGGTGCGGTACTGATATCAGGTGACAGTATTGCTGAAGCACGTAGGATAAAAGAACAACCGGGCAAGGACATTTGGCTGTATGGAGGGGCTTTGCTTACCGCTGCCCTGATGAAAGAAGGACTTGTAGATGAACTGTGGCTTTCGGTGCATCCAATATTACTGGGTAGTGGTAAACTACTGTTTCAGGAGCAAAGTAATCGTACCCAACTTACACTCCTGGATAGTAAAACCTATGAAACAGGTCTGGTTTCACTCCGTTACGGCATTAAAAATTGA
- a CDS encoding SRPBCC family protein, which yields MSDNKVSLHRVIKASPEKVYRAFTESTAIASWLPPYGFLCTVHEMNVQVGGTFRMSFHNFTTGNGHSFGGEYLEVKPNEFLKYTDKFDDPNLPGIMTTSVWIQKTSVGTELKVLQEGIPAVIPAEMCYLGWQESLEKLIKLVEPEIPDAG from the coding sequence ATGTCAGACAATAAAGTTTCATTACACAGAGTTATTAAGGCCTCTCCTGAAAAGGTATATCGTGCCTTCACCGAATCTACGGCGATCGCTTCATGGTTGCCGCCTTATGGCTTTCTTTGTACCGTACACGAGATGAACGTTCAGGTTGGTGGTACTTTTAGAATGTCGTTTCACAATTTTACTACTGGAAATGGCCATTCATTTGGCGGAGAATATTTAGAGGTTAAGCCAAATGAATTTCTTAAATACACCGACAAATTTGATGATCCTAACCTGCCGGGTATAATGACTACTTCTGTTTGGATTCAAAAAACATCAGTAGGCACGGAATTAAAAGTACTGCAGGAAGGAATACCTGCTGTGATACCAGCGGAAATGTGTTATCTGGGTTGGCAGGAATCGCTGGAAAAACTCATTAAACTGGTTGAACCTGAAATACCGGATGCCGGATAA